One part of the Brachionichthys hirsutus isolate HB-005 unplaced genomic scaffold, CSIRO-AGI_Bhir_v1 contig_321, whole genome shotgun sequence genome encodes these proteins:
- the LOC137915161 gene encoding testis development-related protein-like, protein GKDIEGEEEEEEAISTVSKEARVKKIMSKKERKEKKMLSSQDDECLLLTGIKQPAHKGSHKKLKDDEKEKEKKDKPEKSHCFWETVTMTMRQISPTKKLEKMEGWEPPCLENIAETGTDEAPVDRSEKGDLPVSFTDSLGLPLELASWAGQGLEEDSSRYANLSDSKDLPAGVKWTALAKVKLAGISRMSRGIVSESTWEGFK, encoded by the exons GGAAAAGACATAgaaggcgaggaagaggaggaggaagctatCTCGACAGTATCTAAG GAGGCCCGGGTGAAAAAGATCATGTccaagaaagagagaaaggagaagaagatGCTCTCTTCCCAAGATGATGAATGCCTATTGCTGACTGGGATTAAGCAGCCTGCCCACAAAGg GTCTCACAAAAAACTCAAGGATgatgagaaggagaaggaaaagaaggaCAAGCCAGAGAAGAGCCATTGTTTCTGGGAGACTGTTACCATGACTATGAGGCAGATTTCACCCACCAAAAAGCTGGAGAAGATGGAGGGCTGGGAACCGCCCTGCTTGGAGAACATCGCCGAGACTGGGACAGACGAAGCCCCGGTGGATAGGAGCGAGAAAGGTGACTTGCCAGTGTCCTTCACTGACTCGCTAGGCCTCCCTTTGGAACTGGCTTCCTGGGCGGGCCAGGGTCTGGAGGAGGACTCCTCCCGCTATGCTAACCTGTCGGATTCCAAGGATTTGCCGGCCGGCGTCAAGTGGACGGCCCTCGCCAAAGTCAAGCTGGCCGGCATCAGCAGAATGAGCAGGGGGATCGTGTCGGAGAGCACATGGGAGGGGTTTAAATAG